CTGCAGGTCCACCACGGCGACATGGACGGGGTGGTCTCCGTAACCCAGGCGGAATCCATGATCCGGGCCATGACGGAGATCGGTCGCGGACCGCCCGAGTTCGAGGCTTATATCTATCCGGGTGCAACGCACGAAATCACGTCGATGCCAAGTGCGATTCCCCGTGCCGTGGTTTTCTTGCGCAATCTACTTGGAACATATGGCGACTAACCCGGGAAACGGCTGGCGTGGCGGCTTGCAAGGGCGCTTGAGCGCGTCATGAGGTGGACATGGGACTCCAGGTCGGTATGGTCGGCACGGGTGCGTTCGCACAGTCTTTCATTCCTCTTTTCAAGGCGCATCCGCAGGTCGAACGTGTGGTGCTGTGCGACCTGGATGAAGAGAAAAGGGCGGCTGCGGCCGCCCGTTTCGAGATCAGCGACACCAGTACCTCCCTCGATGCCCTCTGCGAATCCGCCGTGGACGCCGTGTGCCTCTTTACCCAGAACTGGCTTCACGGTCCCCAGGCCGTCCAGGCCCTGGAAGCCGGAAAACATGTGTATTCGGCCGTGCCGCCGGGGATCAGCGTAGCCGAAATCGAGAACCTGGTGGCCGCGGCCAGGTCCTCGGGCGCGGTCTACATGCTCGGCGAGACCAGCTACTATTATCCCGGCGTGCTGTATTGCCGGGAACAGTTTGCGCGGGGCGCTTTCGGCCGGATCGTATACGGCCAGGCGGAATACTACCATGACTGGGACCACGGCCTCTACGACGTGGCGCGCTGGCGCGGCGGCGAGAACTGGCGGGAGACGGCCGGCATACCGCCCATGTACTACCCCACGCATTCGACGAGCCAGGTCATTTCCGTCACCGGCGCGCGCATGACCCGGGTATCCTGCCAGGGATTTCGAGACACCCACGAGGACGGGATTTACGAGGCCAATGACTGGGCCAATCCCTTCAGCAACCAGAGCGCGCTGTACAGCATGTCCGACGGGAGTGTCTGCCGCATCAACGAGTTCCGGCGCGTGGGCCATCCGGGATGCGTGCGCATGGGACTTCAGGGGACCGAGGGCGGCTTCGAGCAGACCGCCGCAGGCGCGTCCTGGCTTAGGAAGGACGGGACCCGCGTGGAACCCCTCGACGACCTGCTCGCCTGCACCGGCCAGCCTGTGCCGGGAAGCGTTGCGATGGGAAGCGATCCGATGGGCAAGGTGACCGCTTCCGACGGCACCCACTTAGGCGCCTCCGCCGTGCACCCGGTCGAACGGCTGCCTGAGGTATTCGCCGGACTGCCCAATGGCCATGCGGGCAGCCACCAGTTCCTCGTCGACGACTTCATGATGGCCTGCGTGAACGGTTCCCTGCCCCCCAACAACGCCTGGGACGCGGCCAGGTACATGATTCCCGGTCTGACGGCCCATGAGTCCGCACTCCACGGGGGCGCACTGCTCGAGGTACCTGATCTCGGCGATCCGCCTGGCGCAGATTGACTCCGTTCCGGAACAATGCGCGGCGCTTCGCGTTAGTATTCAATACGGCGTTTCGCATGACTACGTAAAATCCAGAAACCCTCGGGCCGGAATCTTGAACGAACCCTTGTTTGAAAATGCAATCGCGCGGTGGCGGACCTACGTTGAACGGCATGGATCGCTTCCGGCGACCGAGCTGGATGAGCTCGAAGAACGGCTGAGGGTCCAGGCAGACGACCTGTTGCGGCTCGGTCTTTCGGCCGCAGAAGCCTTCCAGGTCGCGGCGGGGCGGATCGGCCGCGACGACACGGCGACACGCGCTTTCGTCCAGGATCACGCGGCGCAGTTGATGGGTGCTGCAGCTGACCAACCGGCCACGGACGAAACCGGTAGATTCGACGTAACCGACAAAAACGACGTAGCCGATCGAAGCGATGTAGCCGGTATATACAATGTAGATACGCCAAGATCTGGTTCGCAGGGATCTGGTTCGCAGGGATCTGGTTCAGAACCGGCTGCGGGCGCAATCCACGCCGCTACAGAGATCGCCAAACCCGGGTTGACGGAATTCGTCTTCGTCCTTTGTCTGGCCGCCGGCGCGGCTATGGCGATCAAGGTCCCCGCGCTGTTCGGTTACGCTTTCGACGACGATGACGTCAACCAGTTCTATGCACTGAACATCAGTTTCTTCGCGTTTCCGTTTGTGACGGTGTATTTCGCCTGGAAACGCGGGATGGCCTTCGCCCGGTGGGGCTGGTTAATACCGCCCTTCCTCGTGGCCATGCTGCTGTGTAATGTATTTCCCTTCGAGCCGGGCGGCGATACCGCAGTACTCACCACGTTGCATGTGCCCATCGCCCTGTGGCTCGTCGTCGGCTTCGCATATACCGGGGGTGACTGGCGGACGCGCGGGTTGCGCATGGATTTCGTCCGGTTCAGCGGACAGCTCTTCATCCTGTACGTGCTCATCGCCCTGGGCGGCGGCGTGCTCACCGGCATTACGCTGACGGTGTTTAACGCGCTGGGCGTGGACCTGCGATGGGCCGCCGCGTCGTGGATCATTCCGTGCGGAGCGATGGGCGCGTTCGTCTTGGCGGCCTGGCTCGTGGATACCGGGCAGGGCGCCATCGAGCAGGTGGCGCCGGTGCTCACGCGGATATTCACACCACTGTTCACGCTGATGCTTCTGTCCTTTCTCGCGGTCCTGGTGTGGACCGGAAAAGGGATCGACGTGCAGCGCGAGATGTTGATCGCCTTCGATGCGCTGCTCATCGTCGTCCTGGGTCTCGTGCTGTATTCGGTCTCGGCAAGAGACCCCGTGGCGCCGCCGGGCGTATATGACGGCCTGCAGATCGCGCTTGTTTCAGCCGCCCTGGTCGTAGACGTCCTCGTGCTGGCGGCCATGACGGCGCGCATCAGCGATTTCGGGGTCACGCCGAACCGAATGTGGGCCATGGGACTGAACATCATCCTGTTCGTCAACCTGACGTGGACGGCCCGCCTGTACTTCGGATTCCTGCGACGGCGGAGGCCGTTCTCCGCCGTGGAACGCTGGCAGACGGACTATCTCCCCGTTTTCTCCGTGTGGGCGGCCTTCGTCGTGGCCGTTTTTCCGCTGATCTTTGGGTACCGTTGACACGCGGCCACACGCGCACCACGAATCGGCACACCGTCGAGTGCGCCACACGCACACCAAGAGTCCAATTTCGTAACCAGCATTGGAGTTCATGATGGATAACCGGACGGGAACGCTGGCGGCCGGAACGTTCAAGCCCTATGACCAGGAAACGCATTTGAGTAGCCTGTATGAAAACGTCTCCGGGACGTACGCCTTCAGGGCGACGGATCCGGAAGGCCTGTCCGCCTGGCAGGCCGCCTTTCGCCCGAAACTGCGGGAAGCACTCGGCCTGGACAACATGGCTTCCGACCTCTCGGGCTACGTGCCGAAGGCGGAGCGGCTCGAATCAGCGGACCTGGGCAGCCATGTCCGGGAACGCTGGTATCTCTGGGTCGAACCGACTGTGCCGCTGCCATTCTACCTCCTGTTGCCGAATGGCGTGAAGTGCGCAGACACAGGTACAGGTTCAGACGCAGGCACAGAAGGGCTGGACCGCAACGAGGCACGCCCCCTGGTCCTCGTGCCCCATGGCCACAATCATCCCCACATCTACGTCGGCATTTCCCGGGACGCGGCGGAAGAGGCGCACATGATGGAGGGCGAGCGCGACATCGCCCGGCAGGCGGCCGCCGAGGAGGGGTACATCGTCATCGCGCCGACCACGCGGGCCTTCGGGGAAACGCGCACCGCGAAAGACATCGAGGCCGATAGAGTACACTCCTGCCGCGACCAACTCGTCCACGACCTGCTGCTCGGGAGAACGCCCATCGGCGAACGTGTGTGGGATACGTCCCGCCTGATCGACTGGGCGGTCGCCAATCTGCCCATTGACGCCGGCCGCATAGCCATCACGGGCAACTCGGGCGGCGGTACGATATCGCTTTTCGCCTCGGCCTGCGACACCCGTATCGCCCTCTCCATGCCGGGGTGCTATTTCTGCACGTTCGTGGGCAGCATCGGGACGATCCATCACTGTGAATGCAACTACGTGCCCGGTTTGCTGCGGCTGGGAGAAATGTACGACGTGGCCGGTTTGATCGCTCCACGCCCCTTCTGTGCCATCGCCGGCCGGCACGACCCCATCTTTCCCATCGCCCACGTCCACGCCGCCTTCGACCGGCTCAAGGCCGTCTACGCGGTCGCCGGCGCTTCGGATAAATGCGAGCTGGCCGTCGGAGAAGGCGGCCACCGGTTCTTCAAGACGCCGGCCTGGGATTTCGTGCGCCGGCATTTCGGCGCGCGGGCCTGAACCGGGGAAGCTCGAAACCTCACCGGCACCCGGGCAAGGCGCGCGGCCGGGCAATCAACCGGTTTCGAACTGCCGGCCGCGGCTAACGCGCGGAAAACGCTTGTAAACGACCAGCCAGATCATATAGTTTCCTCAGACATCAGGATAGCAGACTACCGGTCATCAAGGAGCGCATCATGGAAAGCGCCACGGTTCGAATCGATCCTCGGGAAGAGATCGGATTCATGCACGTCGACGAGACGGACTTCGGGTCATTCACGACGGCCCAGCGCATCCGTCACTTCGAAGTCGAAGGCTACGTGCTTCTACCGGATATGCTCGACGCCGATCACATCGCACGGCTTAAGGCCGAACTGGCCAATGTGCCCATGGAATGCAAGGACTACAGCGACTGCCAGACCTACTGCCTGGAGGCCCAGTGGCGCAGTCCGGCCATGTGCGCCTTGATCGGGCATCCGCCCATGATCGAGTTCCTCGAAGCGCTGATGGGTGCGGATATCGTGTTTACGCGAGGCCTGTTCACGCGGACCCTGTCGGGTTCGCCGCCCATTTCCATGCACACGGACGGCCAGCCCTACGGCTCATCCATTTTCAGCTACGAGGGCAGTTCGCCCCGTCTGGTTCGGGTGCTTTACTACCTGGACGATTTGCCGGCGGAAAGGGCGCCGTTCCGGGTGGTTCCACGCTCGCACCTGTCCTTTCACGCCCATGGCAACCCCTACGTGCGTTACAAGTCCCATCCCCAGGAGGTGACCCTCTGCGCGAAAGCGGGATCGGCCCTGGTCATTCCCAAGGACGTTTTTCACGGTACCCATCCCAACCGCGACACGGTGCCCCGGGAACTGATCCAGTTCGGTTACCGGCCGGCCTGGTCCGGGCCCGTCCAGCCGATGGAGGAGTGGGATCCCGGGGACGTCGCCGCCGCGCCTGCACAGGCCAGGCCCTTCCTGCAGAGCCTGAATACGACCGGCCTGGAGTGGCAGCAGCCGCACAAGCCGAAGGGGATGAAGAGCGAAGCGCCGGGAATCAATCCGGACAGGTGGGGTGATTGATCGAACTCGACGCTTGTCGACCGTCAACATACGGAACAACGGGAGGCGGACGTCTCCGGACAAGGACAAAGGGATGAAGTGTAGCAACTACAACTGCCTCAAGCGATTCGCGGTATGTTTTATGATGTCGTTGGCCGCGGCGTCTACGGTATCCACGGCCTCCGCCCAGACCGAGTTCCACCTGCAGGTGGGAAAGCTGAGGAATCCCTTCGCGAAAAGGAGCGTGCAGTCCCTGGTGCTCACCGTGCAGCAGGCCTCCCAATGGAAGCTCGGGGACAGTTTCTTCTTCCTTGACTATTTGATCGACCGGGAAAGGGACGGATTCAACGACCGTGATTTCTACGCCGAGTGGTATCCGACGCTCAGTATCGGCAAAATGCAGCAGTCTGGTGCCAGCCTGGGACTCATTTCCGACCTGGCGATCATTGCGGGAATCAACATGGGCGGCGACGCGAAAGTGTTCAAGTTTCTGCCTGGATTCAGGGCGTCCTGGGATATCCCCGGATTCCTGTTCCTGAACACCGATCTCACGGCCTACATCGACCAGAACTTCGGCGTGGCAAAGGGCGGTGCGCCGAAGGAAGGGCACAGTTTCGTGTTTGACGTAAACTGGGCCGCCCCTTTTGATATCGGCCAGCATTCCTTCGCCTTCATGGGCCACGCGGAGTACATCGGGAGCCGGTCCAACGAACTCGGCGGCCGGCACGACGCATCGATACTCGCGCAGCCGCAGTTCGTCTGGGACATCGGCCGGGCCGCGGCCGGCGAACCCAATCAGTTGCTGCTCGGATTCGAGTACCAGTACTGGAGAAACAAAATCGGCACGGACGACGACGAGAACACCATTCAGTTCCTGGTGGTCTGGCGTCTCTAGTCCTGTCCGTGGTGCCGAATCCATAGTCCACTTTTTTAAAAAGAGGCGGGTGCCGCCGGCGACCCATCGGTCACCGGAACGCCCGCCAAGCCATAGGACTACCTGATGAAAGCCGCCGTAATGGACGCCTTCGGATCACCCCTCGAGGTGCGGGAAGTTCCCGATCCCGTGCCGTCGGAGGACGGCGTCGTGATCGAGGTGCGGGCCAACGGGATCTGCCGGAGCGACTGGCACGGATGGATGGGACACGACCCGTCAATCAAGCTGCCTCACGTACCGGGTCACGAATTCGCAGGGGTGGTCGTTGAGAAGGGCGGCCAGGTGCGCAACTGGCGGGTCGGCGACCGGGTGACCGTGCCCTTCTGCGGCGGATGCGGCACCTGCGCGCAGTGCCTGGCCGGCCATCACCATATCTGCGACAACGAGTACCAGCCGGGGTTTACCGGTTGGGGCGCCTTCGCCGGATACGTAGCCATGCCCTACGCCGACGTGAATCTCGTGGGCCTGCCCGATGACCTGGACTTCGTCGAGGCCGCTAGCCTGGGTTGCCGGTTCATGACGGCGTTCCGCGGCGTGGTGGACCAGGGCCGGGTGAACGGCGGTGATTTCGTGGCCATTCATGGATGCGGCGGGGTCGGGCTGTCGGCGACCATGATTGCGGCGGCCGTGGGAGCCGAGGTGATCGCCGTGGACATCGACGAGACCCGGTTGCAGCTGGCGCGGGACTTCGGCGCACGCATGACGGTGAATGCAAAGACCAGTTCCGACGTAGTCAGAGAAATACGGCAGAAGACAGGCGGCGGCGCCCTGGTCTCCATCGACGCCCTCGGGAGCAAAATCACCAGCCGCAATTCCATCCGGTGCCTGCGCAAGCGGGGCCGCCACGTGCAGATCGGCCTGACCCTGGCGGACGAGGCCGATGTCCCGATCCCCATGAACGCGGTCATTGCCAAGGAACTCGAAATCGTGGGCAGCCACGGCATGCCGGCCCATCGGTTTGCCGACCTGCTGCGCATGGTCACCTCCGGCGCGCTTCAGCCCGGCCGCCTGGTCGGCAAGACCGTCGCACTCGATGAGGCCGGCGCCGAGCTGGAAGCCATGGGCCGGTTCAGCCAGACCGGTGTAACGGTCATCGACCGGTTCTGACGAAAGGAATACGCATGGCCGAGAAGGACATCGTTGCCCTCGAACGACAGATCTTCGAACTCACCGCTAAGCTGAACGCGTTGCGGCGGGACAATGCCCCCGGTCCGGTGCCAAACTATCGGTTCGACACCCTGACCGGAGAGGTCTCCCTGCTCGACCTGTTCGCCGGCCGCGACCGCCTGCTGGCCATCCACAACATGGGACAGGGTTGCCGGTACTGCACGCTGTGGGCGGACGGATTCAACGGCATGCTGGCCCATCTCGAGGACGCCATGTCCGTCGTGCTGTTGTCCGGTGATCCCCCCGCCCTGCAGCGTGACTTCGCCAATTCTCGGAACTGGCGCTTTCGCCTCGCTTCCCACGGGGGCGGCGCGTATATCGTCGAACAGACGGTGATGGAGGGCGTGGAGAACATGCCCGGCGCGGTGATCTACGAACGGCAGGGCGACCAGGTGCTGCGAAAGAACAGCTGCGTGTTCGGCCCCGGCGACCTGTACTGCTCCCTCTGGAACCTGTTGGGTCTTGCGGGCCTCGGCGAAGCGGAATGGACCCCGCAGTACCGGTACTGGCGCCAGCCCGGGAAGATGGATGACGGCGGCGCGAACCTGCTCGAATAGCGGTTTGCTCAGGTTCAGCGGCTGGCTCCGGGACACCGGAAGCCTTGGTGCGCGACAGGGCTGTGGGAGGTACGGTGCGCGACAGTCCAGCCATCAGACTGTTCCACGAAAACTGGTTCCTTCGTGAAGCGCAGTTGCCGGAGATTACCCTGGCGGAAAAGCGCCTCATTGAAGCCGCCATGGGACCGGACCCCGGTCGTTGGGATGGCCAGCCGGACCTGGCGCGGATGACCGCGATCCTTGCCGGAAATCCGGACGTGCTCGATCGCATTGGCGCCCACCTGCTTACCGTCATCGTCGGCATGCGCGGCTGTGGAGGCGCGGTGTCCTTCCTGCTTGATCGCGGCGTGCCGTTCAACATCGATACCCGTTCCTACAACGTACTCCACGAAGCGGCCTGGGCGGGTTCCGCAGATACGCTCGAAGCCGTATTCACTTCGGGCGCGGCGGACGCCACCCCGGTGTCCGTCGACAAGCCCCATACGGGCTGGCCCGCGAACCTGTCCCTCATGTACTGGGCCGCCTGGGGCGGGTTTCCAGAAGTCGCCAGGCTCCTGATCGATTACGGCGTCGGGATACATCACGAACGGCCGATCAAGGGCAACGGGGAGCGGGGCGTGACGTCCCTGCACGAGGCCGTTTCTCCCGGACTCTGGGGCGACGACGAATCACCGAGGAACCAGGGCAAGCGTGAAGTCGCCCGCATGCTGATCGAGGACGGCGCGGCCTACGATGCGTGTGCGGCGGCGGGATTGGACGACACCGGTCGTCTTAAAGCGCTCCAGGCCTTCAAACCCGATCTCGCAGACACGACTGGCCCCTACGGGATGACCCCCTTGCACTGGGCGTCGAGGGCGGGTTCGCTGGATAGTCTGCGGTGGCTGCTGGACCACGGCGCGGAGGTCGATACGCGGAACGATGCCCATCGCACGTCCATACAACTTGCGTCCGAATGCGGCCGGGCAGAGGCCGTGAAGCTGCTGGCGGCAGCAGGTGCCGACCTGGACACGCAGGATCGCAAAGGCCGCACTCCGCTCCATCGCGCAACGTACGAAGGACACGCCGAGGCCGCGGAAGCGCTCCTCGCCGCGGGTGCGGACACGACCGTGCTGAACAGGAACGGCAAAACCGCCTTCGAAATCGCACGGAAGGGTGCTTCCTATCTCAAGAAACGAACCTGATGTCCGTCTACCCCGAGGTGCAGCCATGAACGTCCTGCTCAGGATGAATCTGATCGAACCCCTCGTCGACAAGATCAGCCGGGTCGACCAGAAAGTACGGGTGATAAGGGTGGATACGGAAGAGGAGGCGCTGGCCGTCATGCCGGAGATCGAAGTGGTCTGCGGCGAGATCACCCGGGCCCTCTTCGCGCGAAGGAGAAAGCTCGCCTGGATCCAGAGCTGGGGCGCCGGTGTGGACGGACTGCTCTATCCCGAACTGGTGGAGAGCGACGTGGTGCTATGCAGTTCGAAGGGCTTCGTGGGCGTGCACCTGGCCGATCACGGCATGGCGCTTCTGCTCGCGCTGACCCGGGGCATCCACACCGCGATCCGCAATCCGGGCTGGGAGCCGCGCTGGCCTATTCGCGACGCCTCGTGGGAACTGGTGGACCGGACCATGGGTATCGTCGGTCTGGGCGGAACCGGCCGTGAATTGGCCAGGCGGGCGGCCGCTTTCGGCATGCGCGTCGTCGCCGTGGATCCGGAGAAGGTGGAAGTGCCGCC
This Gemmatimonadota bacterium DNA region includes the following protein-coding sequences:
- a CDS encoding Gfo/Idh/MocA family oxidoreductase, with amino-acid sequence MGLQVGMVGTGAFAQSFIPLFKAHPQVERVVLCDLDEEKRAAAAARFEISDTSTSLDALCESAVDAVCLFTQNWLHGPQAVQALEAGKHVYSAVPPGISVAEIENLVAAARSSGAVYMLGETSYYYPGVLYCREQFARGAFGRIVYGQAEYYHDWDHGLYDVARWRGGENWRETAGIPPMYYPTHSTSQVISVTGARMTRVSCQGFRDTHEDGIYEANDWANPFSNQSALYSMSDGSVCRINEFRRVGHPGCVRMGLQGTEGGFEQTAAGASWLRKDGTRVEPLDDLLACTGQPVPGSVAMGSDPMGKVTASDGTHLGASAVHPVERLPEVFAGLPNGHAGSHQFLVDDFMMACVNGSLPPNNAWDAARYMIPGLTAHESALHGGALLEVPDLGDPPGAD
- a CDS encoding phytanoyl-CoA dioxygenase family protein, with the translated sequence MESATVRIDPREEIGFMHVDETDFGSFTTAQRIRHFEVEGYVLLPDMLDADHIARLKAELANVPMECKDYSDCQTYCLEAQWRSPAMCALIGHPPMIEFLEALMGADIVFTRGLFTRTLSGSPPISMHTDGQPYGSSIFSYEGSSPRLVRVLYYLDDLPAERAPFRVVPRSHLSFHAHGNPYVRYKSHPQEVTLCAKAGSALVIPKDVFHGTHPNRDTVPRELIQFGYRPAWSGPVQPMEEWDPGDVAAAPAQARPFLQSLNTTGLEWQQPHKPKGMKSEAPGINPDRWGD
- a CDS encoding nucleoside-binding protein; translation: MKCSNYNCLKRFAVCFMMSLAAASTVSTASAQTEFHLQVGKLRNPFAKRSVQSLVLTVQQASQWKLGDSFFFLDYLIDRERDGFNDRDFYAEWYPTLSIGKMQQSGASLGLISDLAIIAGINMGGDAKVFKFLPGFRASWDIPGFLFLNTDLTAYIDQNFGVAKGGAPKEGHSFVFDVNWAAPFDIGQHSFAFMGHAEYIGSRSNELGGRHDASILAQPQFVWDIGRAAAGEPNQLLLGFEYQYWRNKIGTDDDENTIQFLVVWRL
- a CDS encoding zinc-dependent alcohol dehydrogenase family protein; the protein is MKAAVMDAFGSPLEVREVPDPVPSEDGVVIEVRANGICRSDWHGWMGHDPSIKLPHVPGHEFAGVVVEKGGQVRNWRVGDRVTVPFCGGCGTCAQCLAGHHHICDNEYQPGFTGWGAFAGYVAMPYADVNLVGLPDDLDFVEAASLGCRFMTAFRGVVDQGRVNGGDFVAIHGCGGVGLSATMIAAAVGAEVIAVDIDETRLQLARDFGARMTVNAKTSSDVVREIRQKTGGGALVSIDALGSKITSRNSIRCLRKRGRHVQIGLTLADEADVPIPMNAVIAKELEIVGSHGMPAHRFADLLRMVTSGALQPGRLVGKTVALDEAGAELEAMGRFSQTGVTVIDRF
- a CDS encoding DUF899 domain-containing protein; protein product: MAEKDIVALERQIFELTAKLNALRRDNAPGPVPNYRFDTLTGEVSLLDLFAGRDRLLAIHNMGQGCRYCTLWADGFNGMLAHLEDAMSVVLLSGDPPALQRDFANSRNWRFRLASHGGGAYIVEQTVMEGVENMPGAVIYERQGDQVLRKNSCVFGPGDLYCSLWNLLGLAGLGEAEWTPQYRYWRQPGKMDDGGANLLE
- a CDS encoding ankyrin repeat domain-containing protein; amino-acid sequence: MRDRAVGGTVRDSPAIRLFHENWFLREAQLPEITLAEKRLIEAAMGPDPGRWDGQPDLARMTAILAGNPDVLDRIGAHLLTVIVGMRGCGGAVSFLLDRGVPFNIDTRSYNVLHEAAWAGSADTLEAVFTSGAADATPVSVDKPHTGWPANLSLMYWAAWGGFPEVARLLIDYGVGIHHERPIKGNGERGVTSLHEAVSPGLWGDDESPRNQGKREVARMLIEDGAAYDACAAAGLDDTGRLKALQAFKPDLADTTGPYGMTPLHWASRAGSLDSLRWLLDHGAEVDTRNDAHRTSIQLASECGRAEAVKLLAAAGADLDTQDRKGRTPLHRATYEGHAEAAEALLAAGADTTVLNRNGKTAFEIARKGASYLKKRT
- a CDS encoding D-2-hydroxyacid dehydrogenase, which gives rise to MNVLLRMNLIEPLVDKISRVDQKVRVIRVDTEEEALAVMPEIEVVCGEITRALFARRRKLAWIQSWGAGVDGLLYPELVESDVVLCSSKGFVGVHLADHGMALLLALTRGIHTAIRNPGWEPRWPIRDASWELVDRTMGIVGLGGTGRELARRAAAFGMRVVAVDPEKVEVPPEVEACWGMDRFHALLEQSDVVAVCAPLTAETEGLFDRAAFARMPDHALLINVTRGRIVDETALLEALEGNLIGGAGLDVVPQEPLPEDHPLWNMDNVVITPHTAGGSPNRDGRCVALFCENLRRYLDGRPLVSVIDKRKGY